CCAATGGGCAGTGGCTCATGCGTCTGCCACAGGAAGACTTTTGCCAGGTCGAGGGCTTCTCGCCATTACGTAAGTACGAGAACGAGGGCGGTCCTGGGCTCAAGGCCCTGTTCGGCACGCTGCGGCAATCGGTGAATACCGAGGCCGACATGAAGACGCTGATGGCGGCGCAGGTGCTGTTCTGGTTGCTACGCGCGCCCGATGGCCATGCCAAGAACTTCAGCATCCAGCTTCTGCCACGCGGTCGTTTCCAGCTGACCCCGCTGTATGACGTGATGTCGGTCTACCCAGTGTTGGGCGATGGCCCTAACCAGTGGTCTCCGTATGAGATCAAGTTGGCCATGGCCCTGCTCGGCAAGAACCGACACTACGAGATGCACGGTATCCAGCGCAGGCACTTCAACAGCACCGCGCAGAAAGTTGGCTACGCATCGACCGCCGAGCCGATCGTCGAAGAACTTCTTGCTCGTACACCAGCGGCCATTGCCGAAGCGCAAGCCGAATTGCCACAGGACTTCTCACCGCGTGTCCGCGATGCCATCCTGGGCGGGCTTGAGCAGGCGGCCAGAATACTCGGCGGGATGCCGCCGTAAGCAGGCGAAGAGCAGGGCGTGCAGGGCAAGTTCGAGCGCGCTAAGATGCATCCTGATCGACGATAAGGCCGAAAGTGTCGACGCCGCGCAAATCGCTCCATCTCCCGCGCCAGCAAAAGATGAGCTGTTTTGACGGTAAAAGTGACGTTAAAAGCCGAGTCGATCAGAGCCAAACCCTTTAACGATGCGGGTTTCAGGGCCTGTTGATGATCGAGTGGGAGTGACCGCTGCCGCTCGCCATCTCCGCCGTCGCATGGCCCTCCGCATGGGCTGATTCCGCCCGCCGGACCGGTGCCCGGCAACGGGCTCGGATTGTGTTTATTAATGCAACACAATTGCGTTAATATGGCTGCCCCGTCCGCCGCTGGTTTCGCAGCGGCGGCATCCACTGCCGGCCGCAGGCCCGCGCCGACCTTTCGTCCATGCCTTCTCCATTGCTCTCCAGCCCCCGCGCGTGGGCCCTCCTGTTGGGTTCCGTGCCCATGGCCGCGCTCGCGCAGTCTTCCGTGCCTGATGCTTCGCCGGCCGTGCTGCCACCGGTGGAGGTGAAGGAGCGCACCGAGGCCCCGCGCCTTTCGCAGCCCGCCGGGGCGTCGTCGCGGCTGGGGCTTTCCGTGCGCGAGACGCCGGCCTCCATCGACGTGGTGCCGCGCGACCTGCTCGCCGAGCGCGGCCTGCGCACGGTGTCCGAAGCCGCGCAGGCGGCCGTGGGCGTGCTGGCCGGCGATTTTCCGGCGGAGCCCGCGGCATTTTCGATGCGCGGCTTTGCCAACAGCCAGATCAACACGCTCTACAACGGCATCAAGATCGGGCCGCCCAACATGACCTCGCGCGTGATGGGCACGGCGAACCTGGAGCGTGTCGAATTCCTCAAGGGCCCGGCGTCGCTGATGTCGGGCGAGGGTGCCGCCGGTGGCGCGGTGAACTTCGTCACGCGCGCGCCGCACCGCGGGCCGGTCGAGACCGAGGTGACCACCGCCGTGGGCTCCTTCGGCGAGCGCCGGCTGTCCGTGGGCGCAGGGGGCACCACGGCCTGGAAGGATGTCGATTTCCGCATCGACGCGAGCGGCTCGGACACCGACGGCTACGTGCACGACACCGCGCAGCGCCTGTGGCACCTCTCGGGCGGGCTCGATTGGTACGTGCAGCCCGGGCTGAAGCTGTTCGCGGCGGCGGAAGTCAAGCGCGACCGCGGGCATCCGTACTGGGGAACACCACTGGTGTCGGCCGGGGCACCGGGCATCGAGCCGCAGGCGGGCGTGGTGTCGGGCACGTACACCTCGGGCTTCAACGGCAGCGTGCTGGGGCCGGTGGCGATCGACCGGCGCACGCTGCGCACCAACTACAACGTGCTGGACAACCGCAACGAAGCGCGCGAGACGTGGCTGCGCGCCGGCCTGGACTGGCGCCTCGATGCGGCCTGGGCGGTGCGCAGCCAGTTCTACCGCTACACGGCCACGCGATCGTGGTTGAACAACGAGGTGCTGGCGTTCAACACCGGCACGGGGCGCGTGGACCGGGAGCGCTTCTTCGTCGCCCAGGACCAGACCACGACCGGCAACAAGACCGAGTTGCAGTGGGACGGCCGACTGGCGGGGCGCGAGAACCGCTTCGTCGCCGCGCTGGAACTGAGCGAGACCGATCTCACCCGCCCGGGCGCCGCCAACTTCCCCGGAGACAGCGTGTCGCTGGTCGCGCCCGACCGTGGCCTCTATGGCCTGCTGGTGCAGCAGCGGCAGACGACGCAGTTGCGCAATGCCGCGCTTGCGCTGGAAGACCGGCTGCGCATCACGCCGGCCGTGGCGGTGATCACGGGTCTGCGCCATGAGTCGATCGAACTCGACCGCACCTCCACGAATGCGGCTGGCGCGGCGCGCACGGGATTCCCGTACGGCAAGACCTGGCACCCCACCACGGGCCGGCTGGGCTTCACCTGGGAGCCCGCCGCGGGCACCATGCTCTATGCCCAGGCGGCCACGGGCGCCGATGTGGCTGCCAACAACATCTTCCTGCTGGGCCCCACGCAGCCCCTGGAGCTGACCCGGGCACGCAATGCCGAGGTCGGCGTGAAGCAGGCCTTCTGGCAGGACCGCGGCGAATGGACGCTGGCGCTGTACGACGCCACGCGCCGCAATGTCTATGCGGCGCAGGGCGGGCAGTCGCTCGCGCAGGCCGGCGCGCTCCAGTCGCGCGGCGCCGAGATGTCGCTCACGCTGCGCCCCACGGCGGCCTGGAGCCTCTGGACGCAATGGGCGGTGAACCGCGCGCGCTACGAGGATTTCACGCTCGCGAACGGCACGTCGTTCTCCGGCCACGCGCCCCCGAACACGCCGCGCGTGCTGGCCAGTGTGGGCGCCGGCTACCGCTTCACGGCGGGCCTGCCCATGCAGGTTTCGGCCTCGCTGCGGCACGTGGGCGAGCGTTTCCACAGCGACACCAACACGGTGCGGCTTGCCGCCTACCGTGTGCTCGATGCGTCGTGGAGCGTGGACGTCGCGCCCGGCACCCAGCTCACGCTGCGCGGGCGCAATCTGACCAACAAGGTCTATGCGGCGTGGGCCGATCCGTTCTACCCCGACCAGATCCTGCTCGGCGCGCCGCGCAGTTTCGAGCTGGCGCTGCGCTGGACGCTCTGATGGCGGGCGGACTGCAGGCCGAAGGGCTCGGATGGCAGTCCCCGCGGGGGGACTGGCTGCTGCAGGGCGTCACGGTGCAGGCCGCAGCGGGCGAGTGCGTGGCGGTGGCCGGCCCCAACGGTGCCGGCAAGAGCACGCTGCTCAAGCTGCTGGCGGGCCGCCTCGCGCCGGCCGAGGGCGCCGCGCGCTGGCAGGGGCAGGACATGGCGCGCTGGTCCGCCGTGGAGCGCGCCCGCAGCGTGGCCGTGCTCGGCCAGGACGATGCCGCCCAGGGCGGGCTGCGCGCGCGCGACTATGTGGCGCTCGGCCGCCTGCCGCACGAGGGCCGCGTGTCCGCTGGCGAGCATGCCCGTGCCGTGGACGACGCATTGCGCACCTGCGGCGTGGATGCGCTCGTGGACCGGCGGCTCGGCAGCCTCTCGGGCGGGGAGCGCCAGCGCCTGCACCTGGCCCGCGCGCTCGCGCAGGAGCCCGCGCTGCTGCTGCTCGACGAGCCCACCAATCACCTCGACCTGGCCGCCCGTGCCGACGTGCTGGCGCTGGTGCGCGGGCTGGGGATCACCGTGGTGGCGGTGCTGCACGAGCTGTCGCTCGTGCCGTCGTTCGCCGACCGGGCCTGGGTGCTGCAGGCAGGCCGGCTCGTGGCCGAAGGTCCACCGGCCGAGGCGCTGCGGCGGGAATGCGTGTCGCGCGTGTTCGGGATGGAACTGGTGCGCACCCGGCACCCGCGCCACGGGGGCACGCTGTGGTCGTTCGAGCGCGAAGCCGCATGAGGCGCGCGGTGCGGTGGGGCCTGGGCGCGGCCCTGGCGGGGGCCGTGGCCGCGGCGTCGGCCGCCGCGCCGGGCTTTCCGGTGTCGGTGCCCAACTGCGGCGAGACGCTGCGCGTGGACAAGCCGCCGCAGCGCCTCGTCGTGCACGACCTGAACATGACCGAGATGGCGCTGGCGCTCGGACTGCGGCCTGCGCTGGTGGGGGTGACGGGGATCACCGGCTGGTACAAGCAGACCGGTGCCGCCTTGCTGGAGACGCTGGCCGGTGTGCCCGAGCTGGCCCCCAGGTACCCCACGCTCGAAACCCTGGTGGCGGCGCGGCCCGACCTGTTTTTCGCGGGCTGGTACTACGGCATGCAGCCGGGCGGCGAGGTGACGCCGGCCACGCTGGCGCGCCACGGCATCCAGACGCTGGTGCTCAGCGAGAGCTGCGCGCAGAACCAGCCCGACAAGCCGCGTGCCACCATGGACCTGCTGTACGGCGACATGCGCCGCCTGGGAGCGGTCTTCGGCCGCGGCGCGGAAGCGGAGCGACTCGTGGCCGCCTGGCAGGCGCGGGTGCGCGCTGCGGCGCAACCCGCGCTGCCGGAGCGGCCCGGCGTGTTCGTCTACGACTCCGGCGAGGACAAGCCCTTCACCGCAGGGCGGTCGGCCATGCCCACCGCCCTCATCGACGCGGCCGGCGGGCGCAACGTGCTGGACGACCTGCCCATGAGCTGGGGCACGGCCGCCTGGGAGACCGTGGCCCGGCGCAATCCGCAGTTCGTGGTGCTGCTGGATTACCAGAACGGCCAGGGGCCCGACCACCTGGAGCGCGTGCTGCGCGCGCACCCCGCGATGCGCCTGACCGATGCCGTGCGCGAGGGGCGTTTCATCGTGCTGCGCTATGCCGAGCTCACGCCCGGCCCCGCCAACATCGCGGCGATCGAGAAGCTCGCCCGCGCGCTGCGGAGCACCCGGTGAGCCTGCCGGCACCTCCGCCCCGCACGCCCCGCGCCCGGCACGCCGCGCGCAGCGGGCAGCGGTGGAGCGGGCTGGGGCGGTGGCGCGCTGCCTTGCACTGGGCGCTGGCCGGGCTGCTGGCAGCGCTGGTGACGCTGTCGCTGCTGGCCGGCAGCACCGACATCGGCTGGCGCGACGTGGTCGCCGCGCTGGCCGGCCCGGGCGGTGGCGCGCAGGCCGATGGCGCGCCCGCCATGGCCGCCGCCATCGTGCGCGACCTGCGGCTGCCGCGCGTGCTGCTGGCATTGGCGGTGGGCGCCACGCTCGCCATGGTGGGCAGCCTGCTGCAGACCACCACGCGCAACGATCTCGCGGACCCGTTCCTCTTCGGCCTGTCGTCCGGCGCCTCGGCCGGCGCGGTGGCGGTGATCACGCTCGCCGGGACCGCGCTGGGCACCTGGACCCTGCCGCTGGCCACCTTCGCCGGCGCGCTGGTGGCGGCCGCCGCCGTGCTGCTGATCGTGCGTGGCGGCGAGGGGCAGGGCGCCGCGCGCATCGTGCTGGCGGGCGTATCGGTGTCATTCCTGTTCGGCGCGTTCACGCATGCGCTCATCTTCGCGGGCGACCAGCGCGCCGCGCATTCGGTGGTGTTCTGGTCGCTCGGGGGGCTGGGTCTGGCGCGCTGGGACAACCTGTGGCTGGCGCTGGCGGGCCTGCTGGTGCCGGCGCTGTTCGTGGCACGGCGCCACCGCGCGCTCGATGCGCTGCTGGCTGGCGACGACACCGCCCACAGCCTGGGCGTGGATCCGCGGCGGCTGCGCACGCAGACCTTCGTGGTGGCGGCCTTCGCCACCGCGTGCTGCGTGGCGCTCACCGGCCTGATCGGATTCGTCGGCTTGATGGTGCCGCACCTCGCGCGGCGTTGGACCGGGCCCCTGCATGGCGCGTCGACCGCGGCGGCGGCGGTGATCGGCGCGGTGCTGCTGCTGGGCAGCGACCTGGCCGCGCGCACGCTGCTGGGCGCTCAGGAGCTGCCGGTGGGCATCGTGACGTCGGGGCTGGGGGCGTGCTTCGTGATCGCCTTGCTGCGCCGCGGAGACGGCGGCGCCTGACCCCGAGACGGACCGCGCGCAAGGCGGGCGGGAGGGCGGAGAGGGCGGAGAGGGCGTCAGTGCATCGCAAAAAAAGCCTGGCTACGCGGGAAAACCGTTGGCTGGCAAAAACGACCCCGGGACCTGCAGCAGGTCCTGAGTCGCCCCACGATGAAACTGAAACCTCTCTGGAGCCACCGCAGCCTGTTCGGAAGGGGCGGTGGCCAGCGATTGACGGCAGTGTAGCATTAAATGAGAATAGTTATCAATCAATTGGATTGTAAATTTGCATCGGCGCTGCGCACTGCCGGCAGGTGGGGCCTGCCGCCGGGCACCGCTGCCGCCATCTGGAGGGACATCGCATGAGAGGTTTGCCGGAACCCGTGCTGGACGAGCACTGCGCATTGCTGGCCGAGTACGGCCGCGCGCAACTGCGCTGCAGCCGCGACCTGGCCGCGCAGGCGCGGCGCATCCAGGACCTGCAGGCCGAGGCCGTGCGGCTGCGGGCGCGCGCCATCGTGGCGGAGACGGCGCTCGCCTATGCGCGCGAAGACCGCCAGCGGCATGAAGAGGCCCTCCCCGGGCTGCACCGCCGCCGTGCGCTCGCGCGGCAGGTGGAGGGCCTCACGCAGCGGCTGCAGGGCCTGATGCGCGAGGTGCTGCACTGGCAGTGGCGCGCTGCTGCACGCGCCGCTCCGGCACCAGACGCCGCGCAGGCGCTGCCCGAGCTGCCCCGGTCGGTGGTGTGCATCGCCCGCGGGCCACGCGGTGCGCTGGTGGCGCGGGCGCTGGGCGCCCCGGAGGCCCTGGCGGCGACGCCTCCCGGGGTGGTTCCGGCGGCGCCGGAGGCCGAAGGGGCGCGCGACGATCCGGCCGCCTTCGAGGCGAGCCTGCGCGCCGCCGATTTCGTGATCTGCCAGACCGGCTGCGTGGGCCACGACGACTACTGGCGCGTGCAGGACCACTGCCGCCGCACCGGCAAGCCCTGCGTGCTGGTCGATCAGCCGCAGGTGGTGCATGTCATGCGCGGGCTGGCCCGCACGGCCGTGCAGGAGCCGGCGGACTGACACTGGCGGAATGATTGGTTGCTATTGTTTTGATAGCAAACTATTCAATGAATCCGGCGGCATGGAGCCCCTGGGGTATTCAATCCGGCAGAAGAGCCCCTGCGGCACGCCGGCGCGCGCCACGTGCACCGTGCTGCGCCGTGCCGTCAATCCATGGTCATCAGGCTCGCATTGCCGCCCGCCGCGGCGGTGTTGATGCTGACCGCACGCTCGATCACCAGCCGTTCGAGCGCCACGCGGGTGTCGCCCGGCGCATGACCGGAGACGCCGACGATGGGCCCTGGCCGCGCCGCCAGCACCCGGCACACCGCGCGCAGCGCGTCGGCAGGCCCGTGGTGCAGCACGGCGTCGAGCGGCGTGCCGGGGGCCTGCCAATCCGCCGCCAGGACGATGCGCTCCTGCACGGCGCCCGGCAGCGTGTCGCGCAGGGCTGCCGCCGTGGCCGGCCAGAGGGCCTGCCCGCCCACGGCCAGCACCGCGGCCAGTTGCACCAGCCGGTCGGCATCGGCGTCCGCCAGGCACAGGATGTGGTCGCGAGCGAGCACGGTGTACTGGTTGCGCTCGCCCGTGGGACCGGGCAGGGTGGCCGTGCGGCCGGCGGGCGACAGCCGTGCGAACTGGCTGCAGGTGTCTTCCAGCGGAGCGTTGCCGGCAGCGTGCGCCCAGTCGGCCAGCGCGCGCAGCGCCGGCGCGGGGCCGTTGGCCGCCGCGGCGCCTTCGGACGCCGCCGCGATGGCTGCCAGCGCCGCCCCGGCCGGGGCCTGCGAGGCCAGCCGCAGCAGGTAGAGCGGCCCGCCGGCCTTCGGCCCCGTGCCCGAGAGGCCTTCGCCGCCGAAAGGCTGCACGCCGACCACTGCACCCACCATGTTGCGGTTCACATAGACGTTGCCCGCGCGGGCGCGGCGCAGCACCCGCTCCACCGTTTCGTCGATGCGCGTGTGCAGGCCCTGGGTGAGGCCGTAGCCGGTGGCGGCGATCTGGTCGAGCATCGTGTCCAGGTCGGCGCGCGCGTAGCGCACCACGTGCAGCACCGGACCGAACACCTCGCGCTGCAGCTCCGACAGGCTCTGCAGTTCGATGAGCGTGGGCGGCACGTAGGTGCCTTCGGCCTCCGTGCCGGCCGGCACCGGACCCTGGTGCACGGCACGCCCGCGCTCGCGCAGCGCCGCGATGTGGCGCGCGATGCACTCGCGTGCCTCCGCGTCGATGACCGGGCCCACGTCCGTCGCGAGGCGGTCGGGCCGCCCCACGTGCAGCTCCGCCATCGCGCCGCGCAGCATCTCCAGTACGCGGTCCGCCACGTCTTCCTGCACGCAGAGCACGCGCAGCGCGGAGCAGCGCTGGCCCGCGCTGTCGAAGGCCGAGGCGACCGCGTCGGTCACCACCTGTTCGACCAGCGCCGATGAATCCACCACCATCGCGTTCTGCCCGCCGGTTTCGGCGATCAGCGGCACCGGGCGGCCCGCAGCATCGAGCCGGCCCGCCACGCTGCGCTGCAGGATGCGCGCGACCTCGGTGGAGCCGGTGAACAGCACACCCATCACGCGCGCATCGCCCACCAGCCGCGCGCCCACGGTCTCGCCGCGCCCTGGCAGCAGCTGCAGCGCGCCGCGCGGCACGCCTGCGCCGTGCAGGATGCGCACGGCGCAGGCGGCCACCAGCGGAGTCTGCTCGGCGGGCTTGGCCAGCACCGTGTTGCCAGCGGCGAGCGCAGCCGCCACCTGGCCCGCGAAGATCGCGAGCGGGAAGTTCCAGGGGCTGATGCAGACCACCGGACCGAGCGGCGCCCAGCCCGCGGCAGCGTCTTGCGGTTCCACCTGGGCCGCGTAGAAGCGCAGGAAGTCCACCGCCTCGCGCACCTCGGCCACGGCATTCGCGCAGGTCTTGCCCGCTTCGCGTACCAGCAGCGAGAGCAGGGCGGGCGTGCGGGCTTCCAGCGCGTCGGCGGCGCGGCAGAGGATCGCGGCGCGCTCCGCGGCCGGCGTCGCGGCCCACGCGGGCGCGGCATCGCAGGCCCACTGCAGGGCGCTGTCGGCGTCGGCCTCGGTGGCTTCCTGCACGCTGCCCACCATGTCGGCATGCCATGCGGGGTTGCGCACCGGCGCGCGCGGCCCGTCGGGCACCGGCCCGGCCAGCAGCGGGGTGGCCTCCCAGGGCTGGTGTGCATGCTGCTGCAGGGCATCGGCGAGCGGCGCCAGCACGGCGTCGCTCGCCAGGTCCAGGCCGGCGGAATTGCGGCGGGCGGCCCCATAGAGCGCCGCCGGCAGCGCGATGCCCGGGTGCGGCCGGCCAGGGGGCGTTTCGGCCGCCACGGCGGCCACGGGGTCGGCCACCAGCGTTTCGAGGGGCAGGGTGGCATCGGCCACGCGGTTCACGAACGAGGTGTTGGCGCCGTTCTCCAGCAGGCGCCGCACCATGTAGGCCAGCAGCGTCTCGTGCGTGCCCACGGGGGCGTACACGCGGCATGGCCGGTTCAGCCCCGCAGCGCCCACCACCTGCTCGTACAGCGGCTCGCCCATGCCGTGCAGGCACTGGAACTCGTACTGCCCCGGCGCATAGCGCTCCGGCACCGCCAGCTCGTGGATGGCCGCCAGCGTGTGGGCGTTGTGCGTCGCGAACTGCGGGTACACGGCGTCCGGCGCCGCGAGCAGGCGCCGGGCGCAGGCGATGTACGACACGTCGGTGTGGGCCTTGCGGGTGTAGACGGGGTAGTCCCCCAGGCCGTCGATCTGCGCGCGCTTGATCTCGCTGTCCCAGTAGGCCCCCTTGACCAGCCGCACCATGAGCCGGTGGCCTGTGCGGCGGCCCAGGTCGATCACGTGGTCGATCACGAAGGGGCAGCGCTTCTGGTAGGCCTGGATCACGAAGCCGATGCCGTTCCAGCCCGCGAGAGAGGGGGCCTCGCAGAGCGCTTCGAGCAGGTCGAGCGAGATCTCCAGCCGGTCGGCTTCCTCGGCGTCGATGTTGAGCCCGATGTCGTGGCCGCGCGCCAGTTCGGCCAGGTGCAGCACACGGGGGAACAGCTCCTGCATCACCCGCGCGTGCTGTGCGCGGCTGTAGCGCGGGTGCAGCGCCGAGAGCTTGATCGAGATGCCCGGGCCTTCGTACACGCCGCGCCCGGCCGATGCCGCGCCGATGGCATGGATCGCGTCCACGTACGACTGCAGGTAGCGCTCGGCATCGGCCGCGGTGAGGGCGGCCTCGCCGAGCATGTCGTAGGAGTAGCGGAAGCCCTGCGCCTCGCGCGGGCGGGCATTGGCCAGCGCCTGCGCGATGGTCTCGCCCGTCACGAACTGCTCGCCCATCATGCGCATGGCCACATCGACGCCCTTGCGCACCAGCGGTTCGCCGCCGCGCGCGGTGATGCGGCGCAGCGCGGCGCCCAGGCCCTGCTCGCTGTGCGTGGCCACGAGGCGGCCCGTGAGCAGCAGGCCCCAGGTGGCGGCGTTCACGAACAGCGACGGGCTCTTGCCCAGGTGCGGCTCCCAGTCGCCGCGCGCGATCTTGTCGCGGATGAGCGCATCGCGCGTGGCGTTGTCGGGGATGCGCAGCAGCGCCTCGGCCAGGCACATGAGGGCCACGCCCTCCTGCGACGACAGCGCGAACTCCTGCAGCAGGCCCTGCACGAGCCCCGCGCGCCCTCCGGCGCTCTTGCGCTGCCGCAGCCCGCCCGCCAGCCGCAGCGCCAGCGCCTGTACGCGCTGCGCGATGGCGCCGTCGAAGCGCGCTTCTTCCAGCAGCGGAGCGATGGCCTCCGGCTCCGGCACGCGGCAGGCTGCGGTGATCGCGGCCCGCAGGGGGGTATCGGCCGGTACGCCGGCACGGGGGGCGAAGGCCGCGAAGGGCAGGCTGGGGAGGGGAGCGTTCATGGCGGTGGGGTCGCTGCGAGGAAAGAAAAGAAGGGGCGGCAATGCCTGCGATCATCCCGCGGTAGTCGATGAATAAATGCGTAAAAATCTGCACTGCCGGCGAGTTTTTCGCCATGAAAGGTGCAATCGATGGATGATCTGGATCGGATCGATCGCAGGATCCTGGCGATCCTGCAGGACGACGGGCGCATTTCCAACCTGAAGCTCGCCGAGAGCGTCGCGCTGTCGCCCACGGCCGTGCTGGCCCGCGTGCAGCGGCTCACGCGCGAGGGCTACATCCTCGGCTACGAGGCGCGACTCAATCCCCAGAAGCTCGGCGCCGGCATGCTGGTCTTCGTCGAAGTGCTGCTCGACCGTACCACGCCCAATGTGTTCGACCAGTTCAAGGCGGCCGTGCAGGTGCATCCCTCCATCATGGAATGCCACATGGTCGCGGGCGGTTTCGACTACCTGGTCAAGACCCGCCAGGCCGACATGGACGCCTACCGGCAGTTCGCAGGCGAGGTGCTGTGGCAGCTGCCGGGCGTGCGCGAAACCCGCACCTATGCGGTGATGGAGGAGGTCAAGCACTCGTTCCACCTCGCGCTGGGCGAGCGGGGCGGGCGTGGTGGGCGCAGCTAGGGGCCCTTGTACGGGGGAAAGTCCGCAATAATCCGTCCCGTTGCCCGCCCGCGGCCGTCCGGCCAGGGCCCGGTTCTTTCTCTTCGCGGCCACCCGTAACGTCCGCTTTCCCAGGAGCCCCGCCGATGCCTGCATGCCGTCCTGCCTTGTTCATTGCCGCCGCGCTGTTCGGCGGACTGTGGAGTTCCACCGCGTCGGCCGCCTGCTACGTCGTCTACGGGGCCAACCAGCAGGTGGTCTACCGCTCGCAGACGCCGCCCGTCGATCTGGCACAGCCCCTCCACCAGACCCTGCCGCGCGTCGCGCCGGGAGCGACGCTGGTCTTCTCGCTCGATACCAGCGAATGCCAGCTGGAGATCAACCGGCTGCCCGCCAGCGCCTCGGTGCCCGGCTCGCGCGTGGGCCTGACCCCGTCCGACAACGTGCCGCGCCTCGTGCGCCCTGCGCGCAGCTGATCGGCCCGGTGCCCTCCCGCCTTTGCCGGCCTCTCCAGGCCTGGCGGCAGGGAACCGGTGGGTTGTGGCGCCATGCAGCGCCACGCCGCGCCGGCCTGAGACAATCCGGGGATGAGCGATCCCACAGAACATTCCACGACCCTCCAGGACCCCGTCGAGCCGGGGCGCACCGATCTCCCACCCGGCTGGCTCGAAATCACCGCCATGGACATGGACGCCCAGGGCGTCGGCCGCAAGCCCGACGGCAAGGTCGTCTTCGTGGACGGCGCCCTGCCTTTCGAATGGGTGAGCGCGAACACCCACCGCAAGAAGAACAATTGGGAGCAGGCCAGCCTCACCGCCATCCACCGCGAATCGCCGCAGCGCGTACGCCCGGGCTGCCCGCACTTCGGCCTGCATGCCGGGGCCTGCGGCGGCTGCAAGATGCAGCACCTGCACGTCGGCGCGCAGGTGGCCGTCAAGCAGCGCGTGCTGGAGGACAACCTCTGGCACCTGGGCAAAGTGAAGGCGGAAACCGTGCTGCGCCCCATCGAGGGGCCGGCCTGGGGCTACCGCTACCGCGCCCGGCTCGCCGTGCGCCATGTGGCCAAGAAGGGCAAGGTGCTCGTGGGCTTCCATGAACGCAAGAGCCGCTACATCGCCGACATGGAGGTGTGCCCCGTCCTGCCGCCGCACGTGAGCGCCATGCTGCTGCCCCTGCGCGAGCTGATCGGCTCGATGGATGCGCGCGACACCTGCCCGCAGATCGAGCTGGCCTGCGGCGACGCCGTCACCGCGCTGGTGCTGCGCCACCTGGAGCCGCTGTCCGCCGACGACCTGGCCCGGCTGCGTGCCTTCGCCGCGGTGCAGGGCGTGCAGTGGTGGCTGCAGCCCAAGGGGCCGGACACCGTGCGCCTGCTGGACGAGGGCGGCCCGCAACTGAGCTATGCGCTGCCGGATTTCGGCATCACCATGCCTTTCAAGCCGACCGACTTCACCCAGGTCAACCCGCACATCAACCGGGTGCTGGTGACGCGCGCCCTGCGCCTGCTGGATGCGCGCCGGACGGAGCGGGTGATCGACTGGTTCTGCGGCCTGGGGAATTTCACCCTGCCCATCGCCACGCAGGCGCGCGAGGTCCTCGGTATCGAGGGCAGCGAGGCGCTGGTGGCCCGCTCGCGCGAGAACTATGAAAGAAATCGCACGGATGCCGCCAGAAACATTGAATTGTCTGCTACTAATTTTGTAGCGCGCAACCTTTTCGAGATGACGCCGGACATGCTGGTCGCGGATGGCGTGGCCGACAAGTGGCTGGTGGACCCCCCGCGCGAAGGCGCCTTCGCGCTGGTGAAGGCACTGGCCGACATCCACCAGGCGCGCATCGGCGCAGAGGATGCCCCGCCGTTGCCGGCCGCGGCCGAAGGCTGGACGCCGCCGCAGCGCATCGTGTACGTGAGCTGCAACCCCGCCACGCTCGCGCGCGACGCGGGCCTGCTGGTGCACCAGGGCGG
The DNA window shown above is from Acidovorax sp. NCPPB 4044 and carries:
- the putA gene encoding trifunctional transcriptional regulator/proline dehydrogenase/L-glutamate gamma-semialdehyde dehydrogenase — protein: MNAPLPSLPFAAFAPRAGVPADTPLRAAITAACRVPEPEAIAPLLEEARFDGAIAQRVQALALRLAGGLRQRKSAGGRAGLVQGLLQEFALSSQEGVALMCLAEALLRIPDNATRDALIRDKIARGDWEPHLGKSPSLFVNAATWGLLLTGRLVATHSEQGLGAALRRITARGGEPLVRKGVDVAMRMMGEQFVTGETIAQALANARPREAQGFRYSYDMLGEAALTAADAERYLQSYVDAIHAIGAASAGRGVYEGPGISIKLSALHPRYSRAQHARVMQELFPRVLHLAELARGHDIGLNIDAEEADRLEISLDLLEALCEAPSLAGWNGIGFVIQAYQKRCPFVIDHVIDLGRRTGHRLMVRLVKGAYWDSEIKRAQIDGLGDYPVYTRKAHTDVSYIACARRLLAAPDAVYPQFATHNAHTLAAIHELAVPERYAPGQYEFQCLHGMGEPLYEQVVGAAGLNRPCRVYAPVGTHETLLAYMVRRLLENGANTSFVNRVADATLPLETLVADPVAAVAAETPPGRPHPGIALPAALYGAARRNSAGLDLASDAVLAPLADALQQHAHQPWEATPLLAGPVPDGPRAPVRNPAWHADMVGSVQEATEADADSALQWACDAAPAWAATPAAERAAILCRAADALEARTPALLSLLVREAGKTCANAVAEVREAVDFLRFYAAQVEPQDAAAGWAPLGPVVCISPWNFPLAIFAGQVAAALAAGNTVLAKPAEQTPLVAACAVRILHGAGVPRGALQLLPGRGETVGARLVGDARVMGVLFTGSTEVARILQRSVAGRLDAAGRPVPLIAETGGQNAMVVDSSALVEQVVTDAVASAFDSAGQRCSALRVLCVQEDVADRVLEMLRGAMAELHVGRPDRLATDVGPVIDAEARECIARHIAALRERGRAVHQGPVPAGTEAEGTYVPPTLIELQSLSELQREVFGPVLHVVRYARADLDTMLDQIAATGYGLTQGLHTRIDETVERVLRRARAGNVYVNRNMVGAVVGVQPFGGEGLSGTGPKAGGPLYLLRLASQAPAGAALAAIAAASEGAAAANGPAPALRALADWAHAAGNAPLEDTCSQFARLSPAGRTATLPGPTGERNQYTVLARDHILCLADADADRLVQLAAVLAVGGQALWPATAAALRDTLPGAVQERIVLAADWQAPGTPLDAVLHHGPADALRAVCRVLAARPGPIVGVSGHAPGDTRVALERLVIERAVSINTAAAGGNASLMTMD
- a CDS encoding Lrp/AsnC ligand binding domain-containing protein, whose amino-acid sequence is MDDLDRIDRRILAILQDDGRISNLKLAESVALSPTAVLARVQRLTREGYILGYEARLNPQKLGAGMLVFVEVLLDRTTPNVFDQFKAAVQVHPSIMECHMVAGGFDYLVKTRQADMDAYRQFAGEVLWQLPGVRETRTYAVMEEVKHSFHLALGERGGRGGRS
- the rlmD gene encoding 23S rRNA (uracil(1939)-C(5))-methyltransferase RlmD — its product is MSDPTEHSTTLQDPVEPGRTDLPPGWLEITAMDMDAQGVGRKPDGKVVFVDGALPFEWVSANTHRKKNNWEQASLTAIHRESPQRVRPGCPHFGLHAGACGGCKMQHLHVGAQVAVKQRVLEDNLWHLGKVKAETVLRPIEGPAWGYRYRARLAVRHVAKKGKVLVGFHERKSRYIADMEVCPVLPPHVSAMLLPLRELIGSMDARDTCPQIELACGDAVTALVLRHLEPLSADDLARLRAFAAVQGVQWWLQPKGPDTVRLLDEGGPQLSYALPDFGITMPFKPTDFTQVNPHINRVLVTRALRLLDARRTERVIDWFCGLGNFTLPIATQAREVLGIEGSEALVARSRENYERNRTDAARNIELSATNFVARNLFEMTPDMLVADGVADKWLVDPPREGAFALVKALADIHQARIGAEDAPPLPAAAEGWTPPQRIVYVSCNPATLARDAGLLVHQGGYRCVAAGAVNMFPHTAHVESMAVFERA